Proteins from a genomic interval of Desulfofustis limnaeus:
- a CDS encoding response regulator transcription factor has protein sequence MSDKKLILVVDDDIDLVEALAMKLESLDYAVAKAYDGVEGLEKIKAQRPALVILDVMMPRKDGYQLCDELKKSDDYKDIPVILLTAVTDAISTTNYTHMGGKTTLADDFISKPIDLDKLMEIVADNLR, from the coding sequence ATGAGCGACAAGAAATTGATATTGGTCGTCGACGACGACATCGATCTGGTGGAAGCGCTGGCCATGAAGCTGGAGAGTCTCGACTACGCTGTGGCCAAGGCCTACGATGGCGTCGAGGGACTCGAGAAGATCAAGGCTCAGCGGCCGGCTCTGGTCATCCTCGATGTGATGATGCCACGCAAGGATGGCTATCAGCTCTGCGACGAGCTGAAAAAATCGGATGACTACAAGGATATTCCGGTCATTCTGCTGACGGCGGTGACCGATGCCATCAGCACCACCAACTACACCCATATGGGTGGCAAGACGACGCTGGCCGACGACTTCATCTCCAAACCGATCGATCTGGACAAACTGATGGAGATTGTTGCGGACAACCTGCGTTAA
- a CDS encoding methylenetetrahydrofolate reductase, whose protein sequence is MKTESYLERVLAAGHLAVTSECGPPRGATAASILDKAKYLEGIVDAVNITDNQTAMVRMSSFAGSVLLRQQGMHPLLQMVTRDRNRLAMQADILGAYALGIDTMLCLSGDHTRFGDHPMAMNVHDIDSIQLIQMVKTMRDEGKFQGGAEIKGAPKMFIGAAANPFADPFELRVMRLAKKIAAGADFIQTQCIFNVEKFERWMEGVRKMGLHKKCYILAGVTPMKSVGAARYMKNKVPGMDVPTELVERMASVEKEKQPAEGIAICVETMERLKQVEGVAGFHIMAIDWEEKVEEIVKKAGLYPRPQIQ, encoded by the coding sequence ATGAAAACCGAAAGCTATCTCGAACGTGTATTGGCCGCGGGCCATCTGGCAGTCACCTCCGAGTGCGGCCCGCCCCGTGGGGCCACCGCGGCCTCGATCCTGGACAAGGCAAAATATCTGGAAGGCATTGTCGATGCGGTGAACATCACCGACAACCAGACCGCCATGGTCCGCATGTCAAGCTTCGCCGGCTCGGTACTGTTGCGGCAGCAGGGGATGCACCCGCTGTTGCAGATGGTCACCCGGGATCGCAATCGGTTGGCCATGCAGGCCGATATTCTCGGCGCCTACGCCCTCGGCATCGACACCATGCTCTGCTTGTCCGGTGACCACACCCGATTCGGCGATCATCCGATGGCGATGAACGTGCACGACATCGATTCCATCCAGCTCATCCAGATGGTCAAGACCATGCGCGACGAGGGTAAGTTCCAGGGCGGCGCCGAGATCAAAGGGGCTCCGAAGATGTTCATCGGTGCTGCCGCCAACCCGTTTGCCGACCCGTTTGAGCTACGGGTCATGCGGCTGGCTAAGAAGATCGCCGCCGGTGCCGATTTCATCCAGACCCAGTGCATCTTCAACGTGGAAAAATTCGAGCGTTGGATGGAGGGGGTGCGGAAAATGGGGCTGCACAAGAAATGCTACATCCTGGCCGGGGTAACCCCGATGAAATCGGTCGGCGCGGCTCGCTACATGAAGAACAAGGTCCCGGGTATGGACGTACCGACCGAACTGGTGGAACGGATGGCCTCGGTGGAGAAGGAAAAACAGCCGGCGGAAGGGATCGCCATCTGTGTGGAGACCATGGAGCGGCTCAAGCAGGTGGAAGGCGTTGCCGGTTTCCATATCATGGCAATCGATTGGGAAGAAAAGGTGGAAGAGATCGTCAAGAAAGCCGGGCTCTATCCAAGACCGCAGATTCAGTAA
- a CDS encoding methylenetetrahydrofolate reductase C-terminal domain-containing protein produces the protein MITAERKPLEEIIDYVKDFKRILLLGCNECVTVCAAGGRKEVGLLASGLQMALLKSGTSIEIREHTLERQCDPEYVEELVPMIDSADAVLSMACGCGVQQLAMRFKEKPVFPAVNTKFMGGSERQGVWTERCQGCGDCLLGITGGICPIARCAKQLMNGPCGGSCNGKCEIGDDVECAWHLIWERLKALGLQERYLDIMPAKDWRPGGGAGPRKIIREDLAE, from the coding sequence ATGATCACCGCGGAACGAAAACCTTTGGAAGAGATCATAGACTACGTCAAGGACTTCAAGCGCATCCTGCTCCTCGGCTGCAACGAGTGTGTCACCGTCTGTGCCGCCGGCGGTCGCAAGGAAGTCGGGCTGCTCGCTTCGGGATTACAGATGGCGTTGCTCAAGAGTGGCACCAGCATCGAGATTCGCGAGCACACCCTGGAACGCCAGTGCGATCCTGAATATGTGGAAGAGCTGGTGCCGATGATCGACAGCGCCGATGCCGTCCTGTCCATGGCCTGTGGATGCGGAGTACAGCAACTGGCCATGCGTTTCAAGGAAAAGCCGGTTTTTCCGGCGGTCAACACCAAATTCATGGGCGGCTCCGAACGCCAGGGCGTCTGGACCGAGCGCTGTCAGGGCTGTGGTGATTGCCTGCTCGGCATTACCGGCGGCATCTGTCCCATTGCCCGCTGCGCCAAGCAGCTGATGAACGGGCCGTGCGGTGGGTCGTGCAACGGCAAGTGCGAGATCGGTGACGATGTGGAGTGTGCCTGGCACCTGATCTGGGAGCGGCTCAAGGCACTCGGCCTGCAGGAACGGTATCTGGACATCATGCCGGCGAAAGATTGGCGGCCGGGCGGCGGAGCCGGGCCGCGTAAGATTATCAGGGAGGATCTGGCAGAATGA
- a CDS encoding hydrogenase iron-sulfur subunit encodes MESYEPVIVAFCCHYCAYTAADMAGSQRLPYPANVKIVRVPCTGKVDALHIVKAFEKGADGVYVAGCLEGDCHFKNGNDKAARRVDYVKKYLEEIGIESERLMMVRMSAGMGARFAQVATEMTEKIRRLGPSPIKAVAA; translated from the coding sequence ATGGAATCTTATGAACCTGTCATCGTGGCCTTCTGTTGCCACTACTGTGCCTACACGGCGGCGGACATGGCCGGCAGTCAGCGGCTCCCCTATCCGGCCAACGTGAAAATCGTCCGGGTGCCGTGCACCGGCAAGGTCGATGCGCTGCATATCGTCAAGGCCTTCGAGAAGGGAGCGGACGGCGTCTATGTGGCCGGTTGCCTGGAAGGCGACTGTCACTTCAAGAATGGCAACGACAAGGCGGCCCGACGCGTCGACTATGTGAAGAAATATCTTGAAGAAATCGGCATCGAGAGCGAACGCTTGATGATGGTCCGGATGTCGGCTGGCATGGGCGCCCGATTTGCCCAAGTGGCAACCGAGATGACCGAAAAGATCCGCCGGCTCGGCCCAAGTCCGATCAAGGCGGTCGCTGCCTAG
- a CDS encoding FAD-dependent oxidoreductase — MQNTNLAQTSNRVLVVGGGLGGIRTALDLAEAEKDVILVDRAVNIGGLMTQLDRTFPTNNCDLCTLAPNLSESGRQEHITLMPMTEVRAVTGEQGNFIVTLETAPRHINLDKCTGCGICLASFPECVNFTPGLDHRAPTCMRYPQATPQAFSIDLAKCTDIEALVKCCPAGAIVPDDIGSRGNIACGAIVLSPGAALFDPSGLDYLGYSEQPDVVTSLEYERLLSASGPTGGRLLRPSDGKPPKRVAWIQCIGSRGLQRGAASYCSGACCMFALKEAIVTRERFPDDIETTIFYMDMRTFGKDYELYYQRAKNEFGVRFIHSRPHSILRPEGSMRLHLSYTTDDASNLIDEEFDMVVLATGFKISEQARDLAQVCGIDLDADHYPVNPGLNQVATSRPGIYVAGTFQAPKDIPETMVQASAAACLAGRDVTVPDREEEPAEPPPLERNVVGEELRVGIFICDCGENIGSVIDVEALVDRVGRLPGVTVAQAVGHGCSRESMERMRTAIEEQQINRVVIGGCSPRTHEAKFQDLLRRAGLNKYLLEFANIRDQAAWVHANQPEKAARKAEELIRMAVGAVKEAQPLAEHRLPINRNVLVVGGGVSGMTAALELAHQGFKVYLVERDNVLGGLATKIRRTLEGEDVTAFVADLIRQTTSHANIEVITGAIIVDHIGMPGLFKTGMQVGKQLFYRQIEHGITILATGAVANRPNRFLLGHHQDAITQLELQQLLEDQPEKAAGWDNVVMIQCVGSRDQQNPNCSRICCQAAVKNALRIVEQNPGARVFVLYRDMRTYGFQERYYQEARAKGVIFARYHEDRPPRVEEVDGKLEVRYDDIILGREVRVSADCLCLSTGLVADQDNTEELAMIFKLPRTHDGYFLEDHIKLRPVDMPVPGFFVAGTAHAPKTIVESLVQARAVASRAQTLLAREYISIGAATARVDATRCAACLICVRACPFDVPFINADGYSEIDPATCHGCGICVAECPAKAIQLAQFEDDRILMKLEQLFEEVEG; from the coding sequence ATGCAAAATACGAATTTAGCGCAGACGAGCAACAGGGTACTGGTTGTCGGCGGCGGTCTCGGCGGCATCAGAACGGCGCTTGATCTGGCCGAAGCGGAAAAGGACGTGATCCTGGTCGATCGGGCGGTCAATATCGGCGGTCTGATGACCCAACTGGATCGGACCTTTCCCACCAACAATTGTGACCTCTGTACGCTGGCGCCAAATCTCTCGGAGAGCGGCCGACAGGAGCATATCACGTTGATGCCGATGACCGAGGTGCGGGCGGTGACTGGTGAGCAGGGTAATTTCATCGTTACTCTGGAGACCGCTCCTCGCCATATCAATCTCGATAAATGTACCGGCTGTGGAATCTGCCTGGCGAGCTTTCCGGAGTGCGTCAATTTCACGCCGGGGCTCGACCATCGGGCACCGACCTGCATGCGTTACCCGCAGGCGACGCCGCAGGCCTTTTCCATCGACTTGGCCAAATGCACCGACATCGAGGCGCTGGTGAAGTGTTGCCCGGCCGGGGCCATCGTGCCGGACGACATCGGCAGTCGCGGCAACATCGCCTGCGGAGCCATCGTCCTGTCCCCCGGAGCGGCGCTGTTCGACCCGAGCGGGCTTGATTATCTCGGTTACAGCGAGCAGCCGGATGTGGTTACCAGTCTCGAATACGAGCGGCTGCTGTCAGCCTCCGGGCCGACCGGAGGTCGGCTGCTGCGGCCCTCCGACGGTAAACCGCCGAAGCGGGTGGCCTGGATCCAGTGCATCGGCTCGCGTGGTTTGCAGCGCGGCGCCGCCTCCTATTGCTCTGGAGCCTGCTGCATGTTCGCCCTGAAAGAGGCGATCGTCACCCGGGAACGGTTTCCCGACGATATCGAGACGACCATCTTCTACATGGACATGCGCACCTTCGGCAAAGATTACGAACTCTACTATCAAAGAGCCAAAAACGAGTTCGGCGTCCGCTTTATCCATAGTCGACCGCACAGCATCTTGCGGCCGGAAGGATCCATGCGGCTGCACCTGTCCTATACCACCGACGATGCCTCGAACCTGATCGATGAGGAGTTCGACATGGTGGTGCTGGCCACCGGTTTCAAGATCAGTGAGCAGGCCCGCGACCTTGCCCAGGTCTGCGGCATCGACCTGGACGCTGACCATTATCCGGTCAATCCCGGCCTCAACCAGGTGGCCACCAGCCGGCCCGGTATCTATGTGGCCGGCACCTTCCAGGCCCCCAAAGATATCCCGGAGACCATGGTCCAGGCCAGCGCCGCCGCCTGCCTGGCCGGCCGCGACGTTACCGTTCCGGATCGGGAAGAGGAGCCGGCCGAGCCGCCGCCGCTCGAGCGCAACGTGGTGGGCGAAGAGCTGCGGGTCGGCATCTTCATCTGCGATTGCGGCGAAAACATCGGCAGTGTCATCGACGTGGAAGCGTTGGTGGACCGGGTCGGCAGATTGCCCGGGGTGACAGTGGCCCAGGCCGTCGGCCATGGCTGCAGCCGTGAATCCATGGAGCGTATGCGCACGGCCATCGAAGAACAACAGATTAACCGGGTGGTGATCGGCGGGTGTTCGCCGCGCACCCACGAGGCTAAATTTCAGGACCTGTTGCGCCGGGCCGGATTGAACAAGTACCTGCTCGAGTTTGCCAATATCCGGGATCAGGCCGCCTGGGTCCATGCCAACCAACCGGAAAAGGCGGCCCGCAAGGCTGAGGAGCTGATCCGCATGGCGGTCGGTGCGGTGAAGGAGGCTCAACCCCTGGCCGAGCACCGGCTGCCGATCAATCGTAACGTGTTGGTGGTCGGCGGTGGCGTCAGTGGTATGACGGCGGCGCTGGAGCTGGCTCACCAGGGTTTCAAAGTCTACCTGGTGGAGCGGGACAACGTCTTGGGGGGGCTGGCCACAAAGATCAGGCGGACCCTGGAAGGCGAAGACGTGACCGCCTTCGTCGCCGATCTGATCCGGCAGACCACCAGCCACGCCAACATTGAAGTTATTACCGGTGCCATCATTGTCGATCATATCGGTATGCCCGGTCTGTTCAAGACCGGCATGCAGGTGGGCAAGCAGTTGTTCTACCGCCAGATCGAGCACGGGATCACCATCCTCGCCACCGGCGCCGTGGCCAATCGGCCGAACCGCTTCCTGCTCGGTCACCATCAGGACGCCATCACCCAGCTGGAGCTGCAGCAACTGCTCGAGGATCAGCCGGAGAAAGCGGCCGGCTGGGACAACGTGGTCATGATCCAGTGCGTCGGTTCCCGGGATCAACAGAATCCCAACTGCTCGCGGATCTGCTGCCAGGCCGCTGTGAAGAACGCTCTGCGCATCGTCGAGCAAAACCCGGGGGCGCGGGTGTTCGTCCTCTATCGGGATATGCGCACCTACGGTTTCCAGGAGCGCTATTACCAGGAGGCTCGGGCCAAAGGCGTGATTTTCGCCCGGTACCATGAGGATCGTCCGCCCCGTGTGGAAGAAGTGGACGGCAAACTGGAGGTCCGCTATGACGATATCATCCTCGGCCGGGAGGTGCGAGTCAGTGCCGATTGCCTTTGTCTGAGCACCGGTCTCGTCGCCGACCAGGACAACACCGAGGAACTGGCGATGATCTTCAAGCTGCCGCGTACCCATGACGGCTACTTCCTCGAGGATCACATCAAACTCCGGCCCGTTGACATGCCGGTTCCCGGCTTCTTCGTGGCCGGTACCGCGCATGCCCCAAAGACTATCGTCGAGAGCCTGGTGCAGGCACGGGCGGTGGCATCGCGCGCTCAGACGCTTTTGGCCAGAGAGTATATCAGTATCGGCGCGGCCACCGCCCGGGTCGATGCGACTCGTTGCGCGGCCTGCCTCATCTGTGTCCGAGCCTGCCCGTTCGACGTGCCGTTCATCAATGCCGACGGGTACTCGGAGATCGATCCGGCCACGTGTCACGGCTGCGGTATCTGCGTTGCCGAGTGTCCGGCCAAGGCCATTCAGTTGGCGCAGTTCGAGGATGACCGGATTCTCATGAAACTCGAGCAACTTTTTGAAGAGGTGGAAGGATAA